The following coding sequences lie in one Synechococcus sp. CC9902 genomic window:
- a CDS encoding SOS response-associated peptidase — translation MCGRYCLESTTGELARQLKPWLKADDAAWLKHYAPRALIRPGEPVLALRREHGQSRAAHMLWGLLPGWAKDPVASHRPINARAESIAEKPSFRGPWRHHRCLLPSSSFFEKGHQIGRNDQAMFWLAGLWDRWVGPDGSEVETCCVITTQANALVKPLHNRMPVIIPNGLEELWLEPGDQHHRHALEPMLTPIAEQGWSCRHPSANASAAEQLNLL, via the coding sequence ATGTGTGGTCGCTATTGCCTCGAATCAACAACCGGTGAATTGGCGCGTCAGCTGAAGCCATGGCTGAAGGCAGACGATGCTGCATGGCTGAAGCATTACGCCCCACGGGCGCTGATTCGGCCCGGAGAGCCCGTACTGGCACTCCGACGTGAACATGGCCAAAGTCGAGCAGCACACATGCTGTGGGGACTGCTGCCGGGCTGGGCCAAAGATCCAGTCGCCAGTCATCGGCCGATCAATGCCAGGGCTGAAAGCATTGCGGAGAAACCATCCTTCCGCGGGCCCTGGCGCCATCACCGCTGCCTCTTACCGAGCAGCAGCTTTTTTGAAAAAGGCCATCAAATCGGTCGGAACGACCAGGCCATGTTTTGGCTGGCGGGGCTCTGGGATCGCTGGGTGGGGCCTGATGGCAGCGAAGTCGAAACCTGCTGCGTCATCACCACCCAGGCCAATGCCTTGGTGAAACCGCTGCACAACCGGATGCCCGTGATTATTCCCAACGGTCTTGAGGAGCTGTGGCTGGAACCTGGCGACCAACACCATCGCCATGCCCTTGAACCGATGCTTACTCCCATCGCTGAACAGGGTTGGAGTTGCAGGCATCCATCTGCCAATGCCTCTGCAGCGGAACAGCTCAACCTGCTCTAA
- a CDS encoding potassium channel family protein has product MQRKGGLQLKLLLLFTLIVMVGFAFPRLIWTTHVGYTLIALTLTQVMVRDGLAPIWADRLYRCLGLLAVLSMWIWLLTPHELIYSGVPLALSWSLLVGWSVIRLVKRFAQEPNVSESLLMGATAGYLHIGLTAGLVMSALETIQPGSFEPLEFPVGAGTSVFATSHVFSTINYFAFVCLTTVGFGDINPMLPLSRMVSVATSIAGPLYLAAVMGVLIGRFANNLERTIIESEQGPRE; this is encoded by the coding sequence TTGCAACGCAAAGGAGGCTTGCAACTCAAGTTGCTGCTCCTATTCACCTTGATCGTGATGGTGGGCTTCGCCTTTCCGCGGCTGATCTGGACCACCCACGTGGGCTACACCTTGATCGCGCTCACGCTGACGCAAGTCATGGTGCGCGATGGCTTAGCCCCAATTTGGGCTGATCGGCTGTACCGCTGCCTTGGTTTGCTGGCTGTGTTGTCGATGTGGATCTGGCTGCTCACCCCCCATGAATTGATTTACAGCGGAGTTCCCCTCGCCCTGAGCTGGAGTTTGCTGGTGGGCTGGAGTGTGATCCGCCTTGTCAAACGTTTCGCCCAAGAACCCAACGTGAGCGAATCGTTATTGATGGGTGCGACAGCGGGCTACCTCCACATCGGGCTGACCGCCGGCCTCGTGATGAGCGCCCTGGAAACCATCCAGCCGGGCAGCTTCGAACCACTCGAATTTCCAGTCGGTGCAGGGACGAGTGTGTTTGCCACCTCCCATGTGTTTTCGACAATTAACTACTTCGCCTTTGTTTGCCTCACCACCGTGGGCTTTGGAGATATCAATCCGATGCTGCCGCTCTCAAGAATGGTGAGTGTGGCTACCAGCATTGCCGGACCGCTTTACCTGGCTGCCGTGATGGGTGTCCTAATCGGTCGCTTTGCCAACAACCTGGAGCGAACCATCATTGAGTCGGAGCAGGGACCTAGGGAGTGA
- the ribD gene encoding bifunctional diaminohydroxyphosphoribosylaminopyrimidine deaminase/5-amino-6-(5-phosphoribosylamino)uracil reductase RibD: MWDAWMRRALALAALADGHTSPNPLVGAVVLDQHGCLVGEGFHARAGEPHAEVGALAQAGDRAKGGTLVVTLEPCCHHGLTPPCADAVLKAGIHRVVIALEDPDPRVAGGGIARLRSAGLEVMSGVLQAEAVFQNRAFLHRVRTGRPWGTLKWAMGLDGRNALTNGESQWISGPMARQWVHQLRSKSDAVIVGGGTVRTDDPLLTSRGRRMPEPLRVVLSRSMELPELAQLWDTTLAPTLVAHGPESQDRPFPSGPQRLLLSASEPEPLMQELANRGCNRVLWECGPELAAAAIRQGCIQDVAAVVAPKLMGGVPARTPLGDLGFTAMDQVVAGSFLSPVPLGDDWLFQFKLTP, from the coding sequence ATGTGGGATGCCTGGATGCGGCGGGCGTTGGCGTTGGCTGCCCTTGCCGATGGACACACCAGCCCGAATCCCCTCGTGGGAGCTGTTGTTCTCGATCAGCATGGGTGTCTGGTGGGGGAAGGGTTTCACGCGCGGGCTGGTGAGCCCCACGCTGAGGTGGGTGCCTTGGCCCAAGCCGGTGATCGGGCGAAAGGCGGAACTCTTGTTGTGACCCTCGAACCCTGCTGTCACCACGGCCTCACCCCCCCCTGTGCCGATGCAGTTTTAAAAGCTGGTATCCATCGGGTGGTGATTGCCCTTGAGGATCCAGATCCAAGGGTCGCTGGGGGAGGAATAGCGCGACTCCGGTCTGCAGGGCTTGAGGTGATGAGTGGGGTTTTGCAGGCGGAAGCCGTGTTCCAGAATCGGGCTTTCCTGCATCGGGTCCGCACTGGTCGCCCCTGGGGGACGCTCAAATGGGCGATGGGTCTGGATGGGCGCAATGCCTTGACCAATGGAGAGAGTCAATGGATCAGTGGACCAATGGCACGGCAGTGGGTGCATCAACTCCGCTCCAAATCAGACGCGGTGATCGTTGGTGGTGGCACCGTGCGTACGGATGATCCATTGCTCACCAGCCGCGGACGGCGGATGCCCGAGCCCCTACGGGTGGTGTTGAGTCGAAGCATGGAGCTCCCCGAACTAGCGCAGCTTTGGGATACAACGCTCGCTCCAACGCTCGTGGCCCATGGACCTGAATCCCAGGATCGGCCGTTCCCCTCCGGCCCGCAACGCCTGCTCCTTTCAGCCTCTGAACCAGAACCCTTGATGCAGGAGCTGGCGAACCGTGGTTGCAATCGTGTGCTCTGGGAGTGCGGTCCTGAGTTGGCAGCCGCTGCTATTCGTCAGGGTTGTATCCAAGACGTTGCCGCTGTGGTGGCTCCCAAGCTCATGGGCGGGGTGCCGGCGCGAACACCCCTCGGAGATTTGGGTTTCACGGCCATGGATCAGGTGGTCGCCGGATCTTTTCTCAGCCCTGTTCCCTTGGGAGACGATTGGCTGTTTCAGTTCAAGCTCACTCCCTAG
- a CDS encoding DUF3122 domain-containing protein, with product MRRLICSLLAALALLVLTPGIAWAQVHQHESESGVAMVRSLESLRDLDYDSWQAVAYREGKPGEPVVLRIVGYPGKLRIDHPVGLQVLAGRRTWVLDDITLDNPVLAGDGRDAAVEFALDPLLNDLTNNRPLRIVLPGVITELPVPPYVVGEWRSLQDLPLS from the coding sequence ATGCGCCGTTTGATTTGCTCTCTCTTGGCTGCTCTGGCGTTATTGGTCTTAACGCCTGGCATCGCCTGGGCTCAGGTCCATCAGCATGAAAGTGAATCCGGTGTTGCCATGGTCCGATCGCTGGAGAGCCTGCGCGATCTCGACTACGACAGCTGGCAAGCGGTGGCCTATCGGGAGGGCAAACCGGGGGAACCCGTGGTTCTTAGAATCGTTGGTTATCCCGGCAAATTGCGCATTGACCATCCCGTCGGACTCCAGGTCTTAGCTGGCCGCCGCACATGGGTGCTCGACGACATCACCTTGGATAATCCGGTCTTGGCAGGTGACGGTCGTGACGCTGCTGTGGAATTTGCGCTGGACCCCTTGCTCAACGACCTCACCAACAACCGACCCTTGCGCATTGTTCTGCCTGGGGTGATTACGGAGTTGCCTGTTCCTCCCTATGTGGTGGGTGAGTGGCGCTCGCTTCAGGACCTGCCCTTGAGCTGA
- a CDS encoding helix-turn-helix transcriptional regulator → MQTLHKHKYQPTPKQCERAVRSRSFRTAWEFESCFAAVGYDVKAVQITPGELRGNFEVYGSSTLPILSIRTNQGLVVEGSRSLEKTVIGLEQTENINLHRVRGESLNPCSIHGFSTRLKDSYFQMSPGAHTTMAIFKTQRLQDLAQIHGEQKLVDCLDRHNSLQLQPEHFNQLKTLLQPNNHTNGVSQESLIEGALLECFHPEVFLGSSNGEPTHQAQLMREMLLWGLENPNNAIKLDDLSATIFASRSSLVQNCRSTFGLGPMTLMKNIRLGQVHLALSHPEIRHNMGHHTVRSISSHYGFQSRNHFARDYRLFFGESPSATLQRSEAPGISAQSVSVAHKPQIAMALR, encoded by the coding sequence ATGCAGACGTTGCATAAACACAAATATCAGCCGACTCCAAAACAGTGTGAGCGCGCCGTCCGAAGCAGGTCGTTTCGGACGGCTTGGGAATTTGAATCCTGCTTCGCTGCTGTTGGCTACGACGTTAAAGCTGTTCAAATCACCCCAGGCGAGCTGAGGGGCAACTTTGAAGTGTATGGAAGCAGCACCCTTCCGATCCTCTCAATTCGGACCAATCAGGGATTGGTGGTGGAAGGGAGTCGCAGCCTAGAAAAAACGGTCATTGGACTTGAGCAGACCGAGAACATCAACCTTCATCGGGTTCGAGGCGAATCTCTCAACCCTTGCAGCATTCACGGATTCAGCACGCGACTCAAGGACTCTTACTTTCAAATGTCGCCGGGTGCCCACACCACCATGGCGATTTTTAAGACGCAACGTCTTCAAGACCTCGCTCAAATTCACGGCGAGCAGAAACTTGTTGATTGCCTCGATCGGCACAATTCCTTGCAACTTCAACCCGAGCATTTCAATCAGCTCAAAACACTGTTGCAACCCAACAATCACACCAATGGGGTTTCACAAGAAAGCCTCATTGAAGGAGCCCTGCTGGAATGTTTCCATCCGGAGGTCTTTCTTGGCAGCAGTAATGGTGAGCCAACCCACCAAGCGCAATTGATGCGGGAGATGCTCCTCTGGGGACTCGAGAACCCCAATAACGCGATCAAATTGGATGACCTCTCAGCCACGATTTTTGCTTCGCGTTCATCACTGGTTCAGAACTGTCGATCCACCTTCGGTCTTGGGCCGATGACCTTGATGAAAAATATTCGACTCGGACAAGTCCACCTTGCGCTGAGTCATCCCGAGATTCGACACAACATGGGGCACCACACGGTGCGGAGCATCTCCTCCCATTACGGCTTCCAAAGCCGAAACCATTTTGCGAGGGACTATCGCCTCTTTTTCGGAGAATCACCCAGTGCAACGCTTCAACGCTCAGAAGCACCTGGGATTTCAGCCCAATCGGTGTCGGTAGCCCACAAGCCCCAAATCGCCATGGCTCTGAGGTAA
- a CDS encoding GH116 family glycosyl hydrolase, translating into MTGLGFSALRGMLRRGSSPWTPPLASWSRPFGLGWDQPYSVRYASNLDDGPNHGMPLGGLGAGCFGRAPDGNTNLWHLDGGEHWFGTLPDCQFSLWEKQGDDVRAHALAVAPEGDASRPDAAASLPAWSWYPASTNKRCTGTYAARYPLSWTHYDGVFRSGVLCEAFSPILPGDYQRSSYPVAVFCWQLANPTDQPLELSLMVSWRNTVGWFTNTDASAEVHFRDDGSPEHNYSPAIGRGAGQRNRAHSESGLTGVLMEGRSSEPIQEGEGQWCLAVPDDLAGVEVLRCSRWDPSGDGSDIWTPFSAEGRIPESDNDRESRAGEQASAAMVVKFILAPGESREIPVVISWDLPITAFASGCADRRRYTDFFGSDGRNAAAIAAEALRDWSDWRGRIEAWQQPVLERKALPEPVRMALFNELYDLCSGGSLWTAATAQDPYGRFGVLECLDYAWYESLDVRLYGSLALLQLWPELDKAVLRSFSRAIPAHDATQRPIGWYFTQGRGRVEADRKVAGATPHDLGAPNELPFDATNYTAYQDCNLWKDLASDFVLQVWRTFQLAPTGEDLNFLADCWPSAVRALDYLKGFDVNDDGLPDNGGAPDQTFDDWPLKGVSAYCGALWIAALEAALAMAQRLQLDLGLDTTVEQRRFGQWLEQSRSNFDRLLWNGEYYEIDAESGTPVVMADQLCGDFYARLLGLPSVVSDANALSTLNVVRDACFERFEGGTLGVANGLRRDGTPLDPNGTHPLEVWTGINFGIASYFRLMGQSDTALAITGAVVNQVYSGGLQFRTPEAITAVNTFRACHYLRAMAIWGLWATDTDWAEIPGASER; encoded by the coding sequence ATGACTGGACTGGGTTTCTCCGCTTTGCGCGGGATGCTTCGCCGTGGTTCCAGTCCTTGGACCCCGCCATTAGCGAGTTGGAGCCGACCGTTTGGCCTCGGTTGGGACCAGCCCTACAGCGTCCGTTATGCGAGCAATCTCGATGATGGTCCGAACCACGGCATGCCGCTGGGGGGATTAGGTGCTGGATGCTTCGGCCGCGCCCCCGATGGCAACACCAATCTGTGGCACCTTGATGGTGGGGAACATTGGTTTGGAACGCTCCCCGATTGCCAGTTCTCTCTTTGGGAAAAGCAGGGTGATGATGTGCGCGCCCATGCCCTTGCCGTTGCGCCGGAGGGTGATGCGTCGCGTCCAGATGCTGCGGCATCGCTTCCGGCTTGGAGTTGGTACCCCGCTAGTACGAACAAACGCTGTACAGGCACCTATGCCGCCCGATATCCGCTGAGTTGGACCCACTACGACGGGGTGTTTCGTTCCGGGGTGCTGTGTGAAGCGTTCAGCCCGATTCTTCCGGGCGATTACCAACGCAGCAGTTATCCGGTAGCGGTGTTTTGTTGGCAGCTTGCGAACCCCACCGATCAACCGTTGGAGTTGTCGTTGATGGTGAGTTGGCGCAACACCGTTGGCTGGTTCACCAATACCGATGCTTCAGCGGAAGTTCACTTCCGTGATGACGGAAGCCCTGAACACAACTATTCCCCAGCCATTGGCCGTGGCGCAGGGCAACGCAACCGTGCCCACAGCGAGTCAGGACTTACCGGTGTTCTGATGGAGGGGCGATCGTCCGAGCCGATTCAGGAGGGGGAGGGCCAATGGTGTCTTGCCGTTCCCGACGATCTAGCCGGCGTTGAAGTGTTGCGCTGCAGCCGCTGGGATCCCAGCGGAGATGGCTCAGACATCTGGACTCCCTTTTCTGCAGAGGGAAGAATTCCGGAAAGCGATAACGATCGTGAGAGCCGCGCTGGCGAGCAGGCCAGTGCCGCCATGGTGGTGAAATTCATCTTGGCTCCAGGGGAATCACGCGAGATTCCAGTGGTGATCAGTTGGGATCTGCCGATTACAGCCTTTGCCTCCGGCTGTGCGGACCGCCGTCGCTATACCGACTTCTTTGGCAGCGATGGCCGAAATGCAGCTGCGATCGCAGCGGAAGCCTTGAGGGATTGGAGTGATTGGCGAGGGCGAATTGAGGCTTGGCAGCAACCCGTTTTGGAGCGGAAAGCTTTGCCGGAACCTGTGCGCATGGCTTTATTCAATGAGCTCTACGACCTCTGCAGTGGTGGCAGCCTCTGGACGGCGGCGACGGCGCAGGATCCCTACGGCCGATTTGGGGTTCTGGAGTGTCTTGACTACGCCTGGTACGAAAGCTTGGACGTTCGTTTGTACGGCTCCTTGGCGTTGCTTCAGCTCTGGCCCGAGCTGGATAAGGCTGTCTTGCGCAGTTTTTCCCGTGCGATTCCGGCCCATGACGCAACCCAACGCCCCATCGGTTGGTACTTCACCCAAGGCCGGGGAAGGGTTGAGGCCGATCGCAAGGTCGCAGGTGCGACCCCCCACGATCTGGGCGCTCCGAATGAGCTGCCTTTTGATGCCACCAACTACACCGCCTATCAAGATTGCAATCTCTGGAAAGATCTGGCCAGTGACTTCGTTTTGCAGGTGTGGCGAACCTTCCAGCTCGCGCCAACCGGTGAAGATTTGAACTTTCTGGCGGATTGCTGGCCATCGGCGGTTCGAGCCTTGGATTACCTCAAGGGTTTTGACGTCAATGACGACGGTCTACCGGATAACGGCGGAGCGCCGGATCAAACATTTGATGATTGGCCCTTGAAAGGGGTTAGCGCCTATTGCGGGGCGCTTTGGATCGCAGCGTTGGAAGCGGCATTGGCGATGGCGCAACGGCTGCAGCTCGACCTTGGCCTCGACACCACCGTGGAGCAGCGCCGCTTTGGGCAGTGGCTTGAACAATCGAGGAGCAACTTTGATCGTTTGCTTTGGAATGGCGAGTACTACGAAATCGATGCTGAAAGCGGAACGCCTGTGGTGATGGCGGATCAGCTCTGTGGTGATTTCTATGCGCGTTTGTTGGGCTTGCCATCTGTGGTGAGTGACGCCAATGCCCTTAGCACCTTGAATGTGGTGCGGGACGCCTGCTTTGAGCGTTTCGAGGGCGGCACCCTTGGCGTCGCTAACGGCTTGCGACGCGATGGAACTCCACTCGATCCAAATGGAACGCATCCGCTTGAGGTGTGGACTGGAATCAATTTCGGGATTGCCAGCTATTTCCGTTTAATGGGCCAGAGCGATACGGCTTTAGCGATTACTGGAGCGGTGGTGAATCAGGTGTACTCCGGTGGCTTGCAGTTCCGAACGCCTGAGGCGATAACAGCTGTGAACACCTTCAGGGCCTGTCATTACCTCAGAGCCATGGCGATTTGGGGCTTGTGGGCTACCGACACCGATTGGGCTGAAATCCCAGGTGCTTCTGAGCGTTGA
- a CDS encoding sulfotransferase family protein: MALLVGHRPPRSDLLVIAGFIRPWVLWRGLFVGRPFLARWSSAVVITLSGLLVEPLAWVQSLLIRRQLRARQLPPDPIVVIGHWRSGTTYLHQLLASDPAAATVRNSLMVAPQVAVLLRSLIVLLLARLMSARRPIDAVAWGPEDSQEDELCIAKLTLDTNMAGVAFPLDYLIHFRRSVLLTTRRFERHWLDITRLTWLHDGAGRSHLVIKNPAHTARVPMVLKHFPKARFIFLNREPIDSIRSLVQVKQRMSGLVGLQPLPTEITQVEDTVTAHRELIQAFETSRQLIPAGQLIEVNYADLIQQPFAVVESIYEAFGLPSWSTAQAPIRQRIEQSSTYRADPVALEPLAEQRLRELLGV, translated from the coding sequence ATGGCATTGCTGGTGGGTCATCGTCCCCCACGTTCAGATCTCTTGGTGATTGCCGGTTTTATTCGGCCCTGGGTGCTTTGGCGTGGATTGTTTGTTGGTCGCCCCTTCCTTGCTCGTTGGTCATCAGCTGTGGTGATCACGTTGAGCGGCCTGCTGGTGGAACCATTGGCCTGGGTCCAATCTCTGCTGATTCGTCGTCAGCTGAGGGCGCGCCAACTTCCGCCCGACCCCATCGTGGTGATCGGTCATTGGCGGAGTGGAACGACTTACCTGCATCAGCTGCTCGCCAGTGATCCAGCCGCTGCCACGGTTCGTAATTCCCTGATGGTGGCTCCCCAGGTTGCTGTTCTATTGCGTTCGCTGATCGTCCTTTTATTGGCCCGGTTGATGTCGGCGCGTCGACCCATCGATGCGGTGGCTTGGGGGCCGGAGGATTCACAGGAAGATGAGCTCTGCATCGCCAAGCTCACCCTCGACACCAACATGGCGGGGGTGGCATTTCCATTGGATTACCTCATTCATTTTCGGCGGAGTGTTCTGCTCACCACCCGCCGCTTTGAACGTCATTGGTTAGATATCACGCGTCTCACCTGGTTGCATGACGGTGCTGGACGGTCGCACCTAGTGATCAAGAACCCCGCCCATACCGCTCGGGTGCCCATGGTGTTGAAGCACTTCCCGAAGGCACGGTTCATTTTTTTAAATCGGGAGCCGATTGATTCGATTCGGTCTCTTGTTCAGGTGAAGCAACGCATGTCTGGTCTTGTGGGGTTGCAACCGCTGCCCACCGAGATCACTCAAGTTGAAGACACCGTGACGGCCCACCGCGAGCTGATCCAGGCGTTCGAAACGTCGCGGCAGCTCATTCCGGCGGGTCAATTGATCGAGGTGAACTACGCCGATTTGATCCAACAACCCTTCGCAGTTGTGGAAAGCATTTATGAGGCTTTCGGCCTTCCAAGTTGGAGCACAGCGCAAGCTCCTATTCGTCAACGCATCGAACAGTCGTCGACCTATCGAGCTGATCCAGTGGCCCTTGAGCCGCTAGCGGAACAGCGCCTGCGGGAGCTCTTGGGGGTGTGA
- a CDS encoding bifunctional cobalt-precorrin-7 (C(5))-methyltransferase/cobalt-precorrin-6B (C(15))-methyltransferase: MIDVIGTDAGAPASLATAQQQLIREAHWIAAPRRLQPALNAWLNQPTPLIDSDDPRLLVDALQDVDATVPGVVLASGDPLWFGIGRMLGDRLGTARLRFHPAPTSLQLAFARIGRPWQDATWVSLHGRDPNVLSQALQKRPAALAVLTDPNQGGANSVRRMLASSGLEASYDLWLCENLGHPEERIQQIAPDDNLPLNLHRLLIAVLIAKEPAPQDPKTYPLFGLDDGAYLQHSDHPGLMTKREIRIQLLADLNPPEQGVLWDLGAGTGSVGLEALRLQPQLQLMAVEQRAGGAALIKANAERLGVRPAAVLEANAIDLLRGELPVEIPQDLQKPNRVLVGGGGRQRNTLLQLVLERMEPTGIVVVPLATMESLSGVRRILEDANMTIRINQLQAWRGQPLSDGTRLVPMNPILTVSGTKS; this comes from the coding sequence ATGATCGATGTGATCGGAACCGATGCCGGGGCACCAGCCTCCTTAGCAACGGCTCAACAACAACTGATCCGTGAGGCGCACTGGATTGCGGCACCGCGCCGACTTCAGCCGGCACTCAACGCTTGGCTCAATCAGCCCACACCCTTGATCGACAGCGACGATCCCCGCCTCTTGGTGGACGCGCTCCAAGACGTGGACGCGACAGTTCCGGGGGTGGTGCTGGCAAGCGGCGATCCCCTCTGGTTTGGCATCGGCCGCATGCTGGGGGATCGGCTCGGCACTGCGCGTCTGCGCTTTCACCCAGCCCCCACCTCGCTGCAGCTGGCCTTTGCCCGCATTGGCCGCCCCTGGCAAGACGCCACCTGGGTGAGCCTCCACGGTCGAGACCCCAACGTCCTGAGCCAGGCCCTCCAGAAGCGTCCCGCGGCGCTTGCTGTTCTCACCGATCCAAATCAAGGCGGCGCCAACAGCGTGCGGCGGATGCTCGCCAGTAGTGGTCTTGAAGCCAGCTACGACCTTTGGCTATGCGAAAACCTCGGTCACCCGGAAGAACGCATTCAGCAGATCGCACCGGATGACAATCTCCCCCTCAATCTGCATCGGCTTTTGATTGCGGTGCTGATCGCCAAGGAACCAGCGCCACAAGATCCAAAGACCTATCCCCTCTTTGGCCTCGATGATGGGGCGTACCTGCAGCACAGCGACCACCCAGGTCTGATGACCAAACGGGAAATTCGCATCCAACTGCTGGCCGATCTCAATCCACCGGAGCAAGGAGTGCTTTGGGATTTGGGTGCCGGCACAGGAAGCGTTGGGCTCGAAGCGTTGCGATTGCAGCCGCAACTGCAACTCATGGCGGTCGAACAACGGGCTGGAGGCGCCGCACTGATCAAGGCCAATGCCGAACGGTTGGGGGTACGCCCAGCAGCGGTGCTCGAAGCCAATGCCATCGATCTTTTACGGGGGGAGCTCCCGGTTGAGATCCCGCAGGATCTCCAGAAACCCAACCGTGTGCTGGTGGGAGGCGGCGGACGCCAACGCAACACATTGCTGCAACTCGTCTTGGAACGCATGGAGCCAACGGGCATCGTGGTGGTGCCTCTTGCCACCATGGAGAGCCTCAGTGGTGTGCGGCGGATACTCGAGGACGCCAACATGACGATCCGCATTAACCAACTCCAGGCCTGGCGCGGCCAACCCCTTAGCGATGGCACGCGGCTTGTGCCCATGAATCCAATCCTAACCGTAAGCGGCACGAAATCGTGA
- a CDS encoding DUF192 domain-containing protein: MDAPPALPLPQQLPLTAQWCIEPQLCIALEVAQTSEQQRLGLMQRPPLPPLRGMWFPFNTPRPLRFWMLHTLAPLDMIFVREDTVVSIQSRVPVCPELPCPSYGPRQLADGVVELAAGEAERLGIETGDIVQIGTIP; the protein is encoded by the coding sequence ATGGATGCCCCACCCGCCCTTCCGTTGCCCCAACAGCTGCCATTAACGGCGCAATGGTGCATCGAGCCGCAGCTCTGCATTGCCTTGGAGGTGGCCCAGACCTCTGAGCAACAGAGGCTTGGCCTGATGCAACGTCCGCCATTGCCTCCCCTGCGCGGCATGTGGTTTCCGTTTAACACCCCGCGGCCACTGCGTTTCTGGATGCTTCATACCCTGGCGCCGCTGGACATGATTTTTGTGCGGGAGGACACCGTGGTGTCGATTCAGTCAAGAGTGCCCGTGTGCCCAGAGTTGCCTTGCCCCAGCTATGGCCCGCGTCAGTTGGCAGACGGGGTGGTGGAACTGGCGGCTGGCGAAGCAGAACGCCTTGGCATCGAAACGGGCGATATTGTGCAAATTGGAACGATTCCGTAA
- a CDS encoding winged helix-turn-helix domain-containing protein: MTEALLLLVGGSAVALAPRLLASGYSTVDLTNLELTDWAGLKNQGPVAAVLAAEQRHAIPLLRHRCAGLPLLLDLVVDSVDARAEFLQTGADDFWLSGSAPSDLLMRLRLHCTLSQRQPSRPSLLQLKNDDLCLDPSTREVWRGGRALDLTTREFMLLLTLLQHQGRVLSRDQLLQQVWQDERASSGNVVEVYVRYLRQKLEAEGEGRLLHTVRGRGYCLGPSAAEG, translated from the coding sequence ATGACGGAGGCTTTGCTGCTTCTGGTGGGGGGTAGTGCTGTTGCACTCGCTCCCCGTCTGTTGGCTTCGGGTTACAGCACCGTCGACTTGACGAACTTGGAGTTAACGGACTGGGCTGGGCTGAAGAACCAAGGGCCGGTGGCTGCTGTTCTTGCTGCGGAGCAACGCCACGCCATTCCATTGCTGCGTCATCGTTGTGCCGGCTTGCCGCTTTTGCTCGATCTGGTGGTCGACAGCGTGGATGCTCGAGCTGAATTCCTGCAAACCGGTGCGGATGATTTTTGGTTGTCTGGGAGTGCCCCAAGCGATCTATTGATGCGGCTGCGGTTGCATTGCACCCTCTCGCAACGGCAACCAAGCCGACCTTCGCTACTGCAATTGAAGAACGACGACCTTTGCTTGGATCCATCAACGCGGGAGGTTTGGCGCGGAGGTCGAGCCCTCGACCTCACAACACGGGAGTTCATGTTGTTGCTCACCCTGCTGCAACATCAGGGACGTGTTTTGAGCCGTGATCAGTTGCTGCAGCAGGTCTGGCAAGACGAGCGGGCCAGCAGCGGCAATGTTGTGGAGGTGTATGTGCGGTACTTGCGCCAAAAACTTGAGGCTGAGGGTGAAGGCAGGCTTCTTCACACCGTCCGGGGCCGTGGTTACTGTCTCGGCCCTTCTGCTGCGGAGGGTTGA